One region of Leptospira fainei serovar Hurstbridge str. BUT 6 genomic DNA includes:
- a CDS encoding TetR/AcrR family transcriptional regulator encodes MKKVETATHILRGEATRKRVLDLAVKVATIEGLEALTIGRMADAAGISKAGLLGHFGTKEDLQIATVRAGREKFIRKVIYPIRSMPEGIQRLVALIDSWLDYVRQSEGGCFFASVSAEFDCRPGAVRDAVAAMIKEWQLGLSQVIQEAKSLGHLKSEVVPKSLAFAFLGFELALNLTFQLLGEKEALIEAKSAMHRLISNSASLSGKRALAKDSNFEKNPILNDMYR; translated from the coding sequence ATGAAAAAAGTTGAAACTGCTACGCATATTTTGCGTGGAGAAGCGACTCGAAAACGGGTGCTCGATCTAGCCGTAAAAGTGGCAACGATTGAAGGTTTAGAAGCCCTAACAATAGGAAGAATGGCGGATGCGGCCGGAATTAGTAAGGCAGGATTGCTTGGACATTTCGGTACAAAGGAAGATTTGCAAATTGCGACAGTCCGAGCAGGCCGAGAAAAGTTTATCCGAAAGGTAATCTATCCGATTCGCTCGATGCCTGAAGGGATCCAGCGTCTCGTTGCATTGATTGACAGTTGGTTGGATTATGTAAGGCAATCGGAAGGGGGATGTTTCTTTGCATCCGTATCAGCGGAGTTTGATTGCAGGCCCGGAGCGGTTCGAGATGCGGTAGCCGCCATGATCAAAGAGTGGCAGTTAGGACTATCGCAGGTAATTCAGGAAGCGAAGAGCTTGGGACATTTAAAATCGGAAGTCGTTCCAAAGTCGCTAGCCTTTGCTTTTCTCGGATTTGAATTAGCGTTAAATTTAACGTTCCAATTATTGGGAGAAAAAGAGGCATTGATCGAGGCTAAGTCAGCGATGCATCGATTGATTTCGAATTCCGCCTCATTATCCGGGAAACGGGCTTTGGCTAAAGATTCGAATTTCGAAAAAAATCCGATTCTGAACGATATGTACCGCTAA
- a CDS encoding Cys-rich protein: MKPILYLRIFPILLFILTFFSCKNPYERKCQEICKFYLSCAEEEFKGKQVITDADRTLVTIDCESGCLREQGFAVPCYESEKTCKGFNRCIMESGLMD; this comes from the coding sequence ATGAAGCCGATTCTCTATCTGCGAATCTTTCCTATTTTGTTATTCATACTTACGTTTTTCTCCTGTAAGAATCCTTATGAGCGAAAATGTCAGGAAATCTGTAAATTTTATCTTTCCTGCGCGGAAGAAGAATTTAAAGGAAAACAAGTCATTACCGATGCCGATCGAACTCTTGTCACGATCGATTGTGAATCGGGTTGTCTCAGGGAACAAGGATTTGCGGTTCCTTGCTATGAAAGTGAAAAAACCTGTAAAGGGTTCAATCGCTGTATCATGGAATCGGGGTTAATGGATTGA
- a CDS encoding ArnT family glycosyltransferase codes for MKSIVQNDSLFSRKFVIWILLAIAILPMLLTFPLDVIDIDSSQYAEISREMTDSGDWFFIRDNGRRYLDKPILTFWSISSSFVLFGQNNFAFRLPAILLTFLSLWGIFTVTKLYSGSVKQGWLAVLLYALSPGLYAMVVDPKIDVYVTPYIILVFAFYYLGTKKNSAYYYAMYVVMGLGFVTKGPIAVVIPGIGIGGDILFRRDWKRLSGMKLFPGVIIAALPPLLWSIPLYLEFNTYGPYFFLWVQSFGRFYVKMYDQKFNPGFFYANFAWAFGVFILPFLAYISGKAVPFLRQKGTALFSSVRSNVWKEADFVPAFWLFVFLFLISFSKYQLPQYIYWCLPAAAVLGSGFLMNLISGEESRLIDWGRILTWATCALFLLAGILLPVLSVTVGFGYIGWTLFYAAAATALWFLSGKKERILSALIISTSFFFTLVSVYAYPLLISYQPSKEIGKIIQEAEPNKDKLLLFGVPASKRSYAFYAKRFARTLFDPDVLFEALNKDGERLIVVSEKFLPSFSEFMQDKVDVDILAEFPSYKVATPEGKFFLKSKRESVVSKVYLAKIRLKNPEK; via the coding sequence ATGAAATCAATCGTTCAAAACGATTCTCTCTTCTCAAGAAAATTCGTAATTTGGATTCTACTAGCAATTGCAATCCTACCAATGTTGTTGACGTTTCCTTTGGACGTTATCGATATCGATTCCTCCCAATATGCCGAAATTTCCCGAGAAATGACGGATAGCGGAGATTGGTTTTTTATTAGGGATAATGGAAGACGCTATCTTGATAAACCTATCCTAACGTTTTGGAGTATTTCGAGTTCTTTCGTTTTATTCGGACAAAATAATTTCGCTTTCCGCCTACCCGCAATACTGCTTACGTTCCTCTCTCTTTGGGGAATTTTTACCGTCACAAAATTGTATTCAGGAAGTGTAAAGCAGGGATGGTTGGCAGTTCTTTTGTATGCGTTGTCTCCCGGCTTGTACGCGATGGTTGTCGATCCGAAAATCGACGTATATGTGACCCCGTATATCATTTTGGTTTTTGCGTTCTATTATTTAGGAACTAAGAAAAATTCCGCATACTATTATGCGATGTATGTTGTGATGGGTTTAGGATTCGTAACTAAGGGCCCGATTGCAGTCGTAATTCCGGGAATCGGAATCGGAGGAGATATTCTCTTCCGCCGAGATTGGAAGCGCTTGTCGGGAATGAAGTTGTTTCCAGGCGTCATCATCGCCGCGCTGCCTCCGCTTCTATGGTCGATTCCTCTCTATCTTGAGTTTAACACTTACGGGCCCTATTTCTTCCTATGGGTACAATCGTTCGGTCGCTTTTACGTTAAGATGTACGATCAGAAATTTAATCCTGGATTCTTTTACGCGAATTTTGCTTGGGCTTTCGGAGTTTTCATTCTTCCTTTTCTGGCTTATATTTCAGGGAAAGCGGTACCGTTTCTTCGACAAAAGGGGACCGCTTTATTTTCCTCCGTTCGAAGTAACGTTTGGAAGGAAGCGGATTTTGTTCCGGCTTTTTGGCTGTTTGTTTTTCTCTTCTTAATCAGTTTTTCGAAATACCAGTTACCTCAATACATTTATTGGTGCTTGCCGGCCGCTGCAGTCTTGGGTTCGGGATTTTTAATGAATCTCATCTCCGGAGAAGAAAGTCGCTTAATCGACTGGGGACGAATTCTTACCTGGGCTACATGTGCGCTTTTCTTACTTGCCGGAATTCTTTTGCCGGTTTTGTCGGTGACTGTCGGCTTCGGATATATCGGGTGGACGCTATTTTATGCAGCGGCTGCTACAGCGCTTTGGTTTTTATCCGGTAAAAAAGAGAGAATTTTGAGTGCTCTGATTATATCCACTTCCTTTTTCTTTACATTAGTTAGCGTTTATGCATATCCGCTTCTGATTTCCTATCAACCTTCTAAAGAAATCGGGAAAATCATTCAAGAAGCAGAACCCAACAAGGATAAACTTTTGTTATTCGGCGTTCCCGCATCCAAGCGATCTTACGCTTTTTACGCAAAACGATTTGCAAGAACCTTATTCGATCCGGATGTTTTATTTGAAGCTTTGAATAAAGACGGAGAAAGATTGATCGTTGTTTCCGAGAAATTTCTACCTTCTTTCTCCGAATTTATGCAAGATAAAGTGGATGTGGATATTTTGGCCGAATTTCCAAGCTACAAAGTCGCGACACCGGAAGGGAAATTTTTCCTGAAGTCAAAACGCGAATCCGTAGTATCCAAAGTTTACTTAGCGAAAATCCGGCTTAAAAATCCGGAAAAATAA